The Salinibaculum sp. SYNS191 genome has a window encoding:
- a CDS encoding DUF7470 family protein, whose amino-acid sequence MLDKLGLPGLLGLLVMLGGIVVVAVESLILAGGIALVIAGLGLVVFGLVKNLLASFGMGGMM is encoded by the coding sequence ATGCTCGACAAACTCGGTCTGCCCGGCCTCCTGGGCCTGCTGGTCATGCTCGGCGGCATCGTCGTCGTCGCCGTCGAGAGTCTGATTCTCGCCGGCGGCATCGCGCTGGTCATCGCCGGCCTCGGACTCGTCGTCTTCGGCCTCGTCAAGAACCTGCTGGCGTCCTTCGGCATGGGCGGCATGATGTAA
- a CDS encoding DUF7556 family protein, whose amino-acid sequence MTDTVEPVEKGSAETSEVVSAVDTIDSTDHLVVADITRDDAWIAMAVDHTVSTHEWE is encoded by the coding sequence ATGACGGACACCGTCGAACCAGTCGAGAAGGGGTCGGCTGAGACCAGCGAGGTCGTGAGTGCCGTCGATACCATCGACAGCACCGACCACCTCGTCGTCGCGGACATCACGCGAGACGACGCGTGGATTGCGATGGCGGTAGACCATACGGTGTCCACGCACGAGTGGGAGTAG